The Polypterus senegalus isolate Bchr_013 chromosome 1, ASM1683550v1, whole genome shotgun sequence genomic sequence TTGTTTAGTCCATATTTTAATTGTATGATTTTCTAATAGTGATGCTGTTTGCTTTGAAAATATTTAcagaattacagtattattaattcaataattttaatttatttattccagTGACAATGCCCATATCAAGCAGAACTATCTCTTGTGATTTGAGGTCTGACGAAGTAACATCTGGAATCTATATTGAAGATTCTTCAGTCTCAGGAATAAGTGCCTGTAACTACGGTGATACTATGACATCATCAGATGTTAATGTTTCTACAATGCCCTCATCATCTAGGTCTTTGTATTCAACTCTGAAATCATCATTGAACTTAAAAGATACTTTTAATCCACTGCCTTCCGCCTCAAGAAGTATAGTAGATAGGCCTCCAATTTCATCTCGCCCAAGGCCTGGTTCACAATCTAGTTTTAGGCCTCTTACATATGCAGAGAAAATggaaaatcataaacaaaatgtgGGCACCAAAGAGGCAGTGGCTTGTGGCATGTCATCAACTGAGAAGATAAATGGATTCTCTAACAGTCATTACAGCATGGATCTGAAAAGAACACCGGCAAAACCAGCTTGGGACTTTGATTCAACTAAACTACCCAAAATACCAAAGATCAAGAGAGAGGAAAATGACACCTCACCACAGAATAGCCATCCTACTAATGGAATTCCAGATTCTTGTATTAACAGACTTACGGGTCGTGATGATCATTCAACTACAACAAATACAGGGTTAAGTACAAGTCAGTTGTTGAGGAATTATCCAGGAAACTCTTCTTCCAACAGTTCTGGCATGCCTTCTAGGTCAGTTCCGTTTGGTACACATGGAGGTATAGGTGGTTCTACTGTGAGTTTTAGGATAAATGCAAGTGGAAGTTCTTGGCAGTCTAGAAGGTTTGGAATTCCCAATGCTTTCAATAATCCTTTGAAAAAAGCAATGGACTCCAAggaaaactttaataaaaacaaacaaaaattattgtCTCTTcaggcaaaaaagaaagacaaggaaaagcaaaaacaaagtgaaatataTGACCCTTTCAATCCTACTGGCTCAGACTCTAGTTCTTCAGAGACTGAGACATCGCCTGGAGTACTGCAGTCTCAGATGTCTAGTACAAATAAAGTCAAATCTGAGTCCTGTGAACAAGAGTTGGAAACATGTATTTTAGAACCTGCTGTCCATAGTACTTTCACTTCTGCCGATCACTCGCACTTAGTAACTGTGGATGATACCAAAGAAAACACGGACTCGAGGAAATGTTTGGTGACTGAGCAACAGGATTGTGTATTAGAGGTGGATGTTAAGAATTCGTCCATTGACCATTCTGACAATTCAACAAGCATTACAGCCTCTCGAAATCACAGTTTAATTGAAGGTGGACATATAAGTGATAGTAGTGAAAATAGTGATATAATTGATGAGGATTTTGTAATACAGATTGCAAATAAAGTTCTTAAGAAAGATATTCACTCAAGGACCAGCCCAATATTGAATACACACAATGAAATCTGGTCAAAAAATGATACCACAAAAGCTGTTACTGAAGAACACACTCCTGAGTTAACATGTACAGCAGTATCTGATGCTCATTCTACTCAgagcaaaaatattaaacatgagGACAGAGAATGTTCCAAAGAAAGGTCAGAATCTAGTAGTtctgaagttataaaaaagaaagcagccaagaaaaaaaaacagtctagATCTAGGTCTAGAGAAAGGAGGAGATCAAGGTCTCATTCAGCTAGTTCATCAAGCTCTTCATCTGTTGTGTCTGacagaaggagaaaaaagaaaagatactCAAGATCCAGGTCTAAAGAAAGAAGGCGTTCTCGTTCAAGTAGTGCTGACAGATCTCGGAGGAAAaaacacaagagagagagaagttttGACCGATACAGTAGTAGAGGAAGTGCCCAGAGACCAAAGGACAGAAAGAGGAGGAGATCAAGGTCAAGATCTCACTCTAGAGAACGAAGGAAAGGTAGATCAAGGTCACGATCTGTACCAAGATATAAAGAGCACTGGTCAAAATCAAAAGCAGGTAAACGGAAGCATAGGTCACGGTCCAGAGAGCGGCGCTCGCGGTCCAGGGACCGGAGGTCACGATCTAGAGAGAAGAGATCACCATCTATGGAGAAAAATTTGCAAACTAGGCAAAAGAGGACAACTTCTCGAGAAAAGTGGTCATCATCTGGAGAAAAGAGAAATTGTATTAACAGAGACCAATTACAATTTGTTGTAATAAATAACGAAGATATATCTGAAGAAATGACTGAGAAGTCTGCTTTCTCATACAAATACCTTCCAGAAGATAAAGCTAAAACAGTTTCACGGGTTGTAAAGAATGAGCAAAGAATTCCATCCTTGGTTTCACAGTTGTATCATGACACTGAAGAAACAAATGATTCTGATAGTCCCGTTGAAGGTAGTGTTAATGAATGTGTAGAACTCAAGTGCAATATTAAAGTTGAGGCCACTGTAAAGGAAGtttcagaaaatgtttcaggTGTTAGAAAAGATGTATGTAGAATAACCAAAATTTGTCCTTTAGACACTGAAGTAGAAAAAACAGTTAGTGCTCCCAAAATTGATtcctttttaatggacatttctCATTCTTCTAAAGTTGACAGACCAGAGTCTCACGGGGAAGAAAATGATAGACTGGAATTCCCTTGGGACATGAGAGAGAGATCGAGATCTCCAAGGGAAGAACAAGAGAAAACAAGATTATTCAGGGAGAAGAAAGATAGACGTAGTTTTTCTAAGGAAGAGGATAAAAGATCCGGATTtcttaaaaaacagaaagacagGCCTATATTCCCCCGGGAAGAGGAGGAAAGGCCAGTATCTCTAAGGCAAGACACACATAGAGCAGAAGCTTTTAGGGAAGAGACGGAAATACCAGAGTCATCTTTAAGAGAATTGACCTGTAAACCAGAACCACCTCTTAGGGTTGTAACTTTTAGACCAGAACCGCTACTTAGGGTTGTGACTTACAGACCAGAACCACCTCATGGGGAAGTGTCCTTTCGACCAGAACTACCTCTTAGAGAAGTGACATACTCTTATCGACCAGAACCTCCTGTTAGAGAAGTGACTTACTCATACAGAACAGAATCTCTGAAGGAGGAAACTTTCAGACCAGAAATATATAAGGAAAAGATCCACAGAACTGAACCTGTAAGGGAAGAGTTCTGCAGACCTGAACCTGCTGTAGACTTTGAGATGCCCAGGCACGAGCGCGCTGTGGAACCTAAGACGTCCAGGCACGAACCCGATGTCGAACCTAAGACCCCCAGGCATGAACCCGCTGTGGAACCTGAGACCCCCAGGCATGAACCCGCCGTGGAACCTGAGACCCCCAGGCATGAACCCGCCGTGGAACCTGAGACCCCCAGGCATGAACCTTCTGTGGAACCTGAGACCCCCAGGCATGAACCAGCTGTAGAACTTGAGACCCGCAGGCACAAACCCATTGTAGTACTTGACACCCATGGCCTTAAAACATTAGGGGGACCAGAGACCCACAGACCCGAATCTTTTAGGGAACCAGAGACTTGCCTACATGAGCCCATTCTGGGGCTTGAAACCCACAGGCATGAATCTGTTAGTGTATTAGAGACTCACAGACATAGACTCGAGCCTTTTCGGGATCTGGCGGCCCTCACCCCGGAGGCTGTTCGGGATCTGGCGGCCCTCACCCCGGAGGCTGTTCGGGATCTGGCGGCCCTCACCCCGGAGGCTGTTCGGGATCTGGCGGCCCTCACCCCGGAGGCTGTTCGGGATCTGGCGGCCCTCACCCCGGAGGCTGTTCGGGATCTGGCGGCCCTCACCCCGGAGGCTGTTCGGGAGCTTGCGGCGCACAGCCCGGAGCCTGTTCGGGAGCTGGTGGCCCACACCTGTGCAATTAAAACTATTGAGAAAGACCTGGCTGAGCCTGTTAAGGAAGGTAAAAGTGGACCAGAACCCATTAACAGTGAGATAAACAAACCAGGAATTCTTGGAGAAGAGAAGGATGAATCTTTTACAGATGTGGTGGATGATATGCTAGATgattttgattttataaaaagtgaagaaaaaaaagatccaaAAGTCACTGTGAGGCTAGAGGAGATTAAACTCCCAGTTAAGAAAGAGGATTCAGTAATTAAACAAGAGGCAGAAAAATGTGCTGCTAGTACATCTAACAAATCCAAGCCTGCTGTTAAGCGAGTAACCTGGAATCTTCAGGAAGATGATGAAACATCTGGAAAGTCTGGGCGTAAGTATAATATCTGATTTTGGAATGCTGTATTATAATAATTGAGAATCTGGAATCACATAAGGTGTCAAAATATTAACTACTGAGAGGGTTGTGAGTTTTAGATTCACAATTCACATTTGTTCTAATTTCTGTGTAAAAATAGTTAATCCCTGTGCgaggtatatatttaaaaaaggatACCTTGCCCAGTGCTGTGCTTCTCCCTCCTTTGAAATTAGTGGGTGGATCACCCAATAATTTATAAGCTGACCTGAGAGTGTAAAGACATTCTTGATGCTCTAATTGATATGATTTGTGTCAGTTGTCTGTTAAAATAATTCTCAACTTGTGCTCAGAAGTGTTTGCACTCTGTAAAAATCATGTATTTATGAACTTTAGTTCTGTTTTGGTGATGGCTGCCATGTTAAACATACAGTCCATTTCTGATTTGCCTTTTTAAAGGAAATCTTTGGTAGAATGAGCTTGGCATCATACATTACTTCACtgccaaaacatgaaaaatactgtTTACCTATGGCAATGTTAGTGATATTTCTTTAACTTGGactttaattaatttttgcaTTAATCACCATAACTGAGGTAGCCTTAGCAGCTGCTCTCAGCCCTTCTTTACTGTATTCACCAGTTACTGTGTTTCACAGAGTGCTCTTAACACCTTTGAATTAGATGGCCATCTTTCATCATCTTAGTGTTTTTCAGTTAACTTTTAAGCTTCATAAACGTTTGGAAATTGTGCCACACTTGCATGAAATCTTTTGCATTCTTTTGCATTCAAATCAATTTACATAAAGTCCCAttgcaaaaattaataaatgaatagtaCTGTCTTTTATTATAGATGTGACTGTCATTATTTCTATATAAGACAAACAAATTACTCTTTTCATGCTGTTTGTCACACAGTACTTAAAGGACTtgtatgttaaaaataatgcTAACCTATTTTAGAATATGTTAAATCATGTTTGTTTTACATCATTGAGGGTCGTTAGTAATATAGAAAATACTCACACAATGTTGCCCACTACTGAATTTTGTCGTTTCATATTCATAACAGTGTTGGACTCAAGTGGctgtccaatttttttttccaggaattCCTCTTTATAAAATGCAAAGGATTAACAAGGATGGAATGTGGAAGACAGGAGATAGCAGCCAGATTTTAAATCAGGTGCAGTTAAATGAACCTCCTCCAACCAATTATATGGTTCCTCAACCTATGTTTCCTGATGTAGATATTTCAAAGGTTGGTGGCCACACCACTGATTTGACTTCATGGATGAATCCATTTCATCTCATTGTCAACCACTGTGTCATAGTGCCAATATGTGTTCCaaccttttctttaattttaagagttatttgtatttaaatatagCTATTGTTATGTTCTTTAAATCCTTAGGTCTAAAAAAAGataattacagtcatatgaaaaagtttgggaacccctctcagcctgcatcaTAATTGACtcaactttcaacaaaaaagataccagtggtatgtctttcatttcctaggagcatCTGAGacctggggtgttttccaaacaaagatttttagtgaagcagtatttagttgtataaaattaaatcaaatgtgaaaaactggctgtgtaaaaatgtgggtccccttgtaattttgctgatttgaatgcctgtcattGCTccatactgattacttgcaacaccaaattggttggattagctcattaagccttgaacttcataggcagggggtgtccaatcatgagaagaggtatttaaggtggtcaattgcaagttgtgaaGGGAACTTgactcctctgaagagtgacagcatgggatcctcaaagcaactctcaaaagatctgaaaacaaagattgttcagtctcctggtttaggggaaggctacaaaaagctatctgagAGGTTTAGACTGTtagtttcaactgtaaagaatGGAAGgctacaggcacagttgctgttaaaccaaaccaggtctggcagaccaagaaaaatacaggagcagcatatgtgcagtattgtgagaatggttacaaacaaccctcagatcacctccaaagacctgcaagaacatctcgctgcagatggtgtatatgtacatcattctacaattcagcacaatttgcacaaagaacaacaagaaggtgatgagaaagaagccctgtCTGCACTcttgccacaaacagagtcgcttgttgtatgccaatgctcatttagaacagccatattaattttaaaacaaagtgctttggactgatgagacagaaaaattgctgtggggctgtgtggctagttcagggactggggcccttgttaaagtcgagggtctgatgaattcaacccaatatcaacaaattcttcagaataatgtttaagcatcagtcacaaaattgaagttacacaggggtagGTTattccaacaagataatgacccaaaacacagtttgaaatctacaaaggcattcatgcagagggagaagtacaatgttctggaatggtcgtcacagtcccctgacttgaatatcatcgaaaatctatgggatgatttgaagcaggctgtccacgctcggcagccatcaaatttaactgaactggagagattttgtatggaagagtggggtcagaaatacctccatccagagtccagacactcatcaaaggctataggaggcgtctagcggctgttagatttgcagggcaagatccaacctgcgaacgctgcaatcaagtcccagcttcactgggtcacatgttttggtcctgcaccgaattaacataattctgcgccaaaatttgtaattacctttcagacagccttggtctcgcaatccctcctaacccattaacagctgtgtttgaggttcttccagatgggtttaaagtgaagaaagacaaacaaactgtgatttcattcactacacttttggtacgctgactgattttgctaaactggaagaatcctaactctcctcttttaagtcagtgggaagccgatgttttatactgtttgaaactggaaaaaatcaaatactcagtcagaggatctgtacagatttttttcaaaacatggcagggtctcatcagtaatattttaggataagctcttaaagcacagaggaagcaattatttctgcatttctttttcttctccattcatttctattggcttatcaaacttatcaatttaggtatgtttacaagccttacgttTTACTCCGCTGGCCTTGCTTTCTCTCTCGGGTGgaggtcgacttgttcttaatcctactttttgtaaaaatatattgatttgtatggaatgattgcaataaaattttttttaaaaatttgcaagaGGCTCAAATAAGTActgtattgatgtcatatctcttttggagtgcccaaatttatgcacctgacTAATTTTGTTAGGATGCATatcacatattttctgttaatccaataaacttaatgtcactgctgaaatactactgtttccataaggcatatcatttattaaaaggaagttgctactttgaaagctcagccaatgagaaacaaaaatccaaagaattacgaggggttcccaaactttttcatatgactgtatctacTCACCTATCTGTATATGCTGTTTATCCATTTATGTATCTAACAGGGAGAATGCACAGTCCTTGGTGAATGAGGTCTCTGAAAGCAGTCCCCTGTTCACAGCAGATAAAGGATATAACTTTAAACAAAGGGTTCAGTTAGTTTGTGTTTGTGCTGGCTGCCATGTACAAAGATCCACAGGAAGTCCTTAGAACAGCATGGTGTCTCAGTCGGTTCTCTACGAGTTGTCTCTGCCCTCTTAGTGTAACAGACAGCATACTTCTCAGGCAGACTTTTTCAAGTAGCCATCTTTCCCATGACCAGGCTTTCAGCTTTACAACTGTTTTATAATTCTGTactctgctttgttttttaaattttttttttctctctcattatGAAGAGACATTTGCTCAGCATCTTCTTCTTATGATCACAGTCAACCATGCACCAGTTTCAATAAACTAGAAAGTTCCAGCTGTTTATATAAGTGATGTCTTTACTTGATTGGGTGCAGCAAGATAATTGCCACAGTCTCGCATTCATCCATCTTTTTACTGAATATGGCTTTAAAGATATGGTGAGTCATTGCCACCACCAGCAACATTGGGGTCATGGCAAGGTCCCTAGTACAACTAGACTGGGCATCAGTCATGCTTGGTCTGCTGACATTTGCCTAACACTTAAGTACATTATTGAAACAATGGAGGGAACTCTCGTAGAATGTGAATGGGCTAAAATATAAACCAGGTATCCtgtagctgtgaggcagcaatgccaaATGTGCCAATATGATTATTAAAGTACTTCTATTATACTATAAAGCTGGGTATCATTATTAGAGCATAGTTTAagatttataattaaaataacgATAATTTTAGAATGTAAGGTTCTTTTCCCAAAAGCTAAAGAATGTCGGAAGCAATTGCAGTGAGCAGTGCTTCTTAATTGATCTTTTCTATTACTGTACAAAATTTGCATCATACTTTGGGTGTTTGTTATTTGGTAGAGAGTAGAAAACTTAAGGCAGCTACTTGAACCGGtgattgcagattttatttaatatttaaaatacacattttcctaCAAATACTTTCCATATAAGGCAGAAATCACTGACATGCACCTACTATGCTTTTTTTCATAGTAAATTATTGAAactttatttcttatatttcttCTTTCTCACATTTAATTGTGCctagtaagagtaaaaaaaaaggtgatcgtttcaaaatattttagttcCTGGCACACCAAGAGAAAAGGTTGAAAATCCCTGGCCTAAGGATTATTATGTGACATTTGATCACACATGTGCCTGATGTAGCTAGGTCTTCTATTACGGTATACAACATACAAATTCATGTTGTGTAGCAACTTTCAGCAGTAACAGAAATGCAGACTCGTGCTTCATCCTCACAGGTGGCACACTGGTAGTGTTGCTACTTTGCAGTAAGGaaattgtgggttcgcttcccaggtcctccctgtgtggagagtgctttgagtagtgagaaaagcactatttaaatgtaaagaattattattatgtagtgGGTGCCCTGACCAGATGGTACAGAATTTTGAAGGGCATACATTTAGTTTGGGAACCTCCTGATCTAATCCTATTCGTTATTGTTGGCTGAATAAGACAAAGTTTATGAAgcttacttttaatttaaaactcacccaggtatttaaaattgttaatgctTGTAAACAAAGCGCAggcaaatttaaatagaaatacatCATCCTTAACATCATTTCAGAACAAAACATGAATGATGTTGCTGTTAAAAACTCTGTTAGGTAGCAAAATTGGTGGCAAACTGCAATCACAATTAATAAGTCgagatttaataaagtttttttgcgATTGATATGTAGTGTTTGATGGCCCCACTAGATAAATACATAACTATACTGTTTTCTTAGACTGACAGTTTTCGTCTTTGTCTATGAGCAACTGTATGTAGCACTATGCATCTTGTACTTACTTAGAAACTTTCTTCATTTAGGGTTTTGGACATTTTTCCTTTTAGCAAAATTActcatgtatttttcttttattgttgttttggtgTAAATCTGTATAAATAATTCACAGTGGCCCAGTTTAGTGCAAGGCAGACACAGTCTCCTGAAATATAAAGTGTTGTCAAGATGGGCTGTAGTAGGTTTGATGAAGGATCAAAGGACTGAAAGAGGCATTGTTTTACTCTATTTTTAGAGCAAATGTCCCAACATGCATATGGAGAGCATGTAAACTAAATCCACTTTTAGTAGGAGTTTAGGTGTTGGAGATCAACACACTGAGTATGTCCTCGTGCTGAAAGGCCCTGCAGACTACCctacatttaataaacaaatgagCAGTCTTTTTGGACCATTAGACTGTTGATGACAGTATTAGCTCATCCAGACAAAGGAGAAATTGAAattgatttatgaatatgaaGTCGAAAAACTACTGCAGTTCCATTTAGCTGCATTCTGGTTGAAGATTGTTGAAATATTCTGTTCACTTTTTTAAGAACCAAGCAGTCCaatcaaaagaaagcaaataCAATAATATGAACTTGACACAAATAGAAAGAGAGTAGACAGCATattgagaaaaacttggagaGTTGGAGATACATAATAGAGAGAAGatgaatgaaagtcagtaggagtaaGATGGAGTACACAtgcgtgaatgagagggaaggtggtggaagggtACAACTGCACGGAGCAGAGGAGGCGAAAGTAGACATATGTAAATACTTGGGTTAAACAGTCCAAGGCAATGAAGAATGCGACTGAGAGGCACgatggactgggtggagaagagtatctgcaataataaaagtaaaggtCTATAAAATTGTTCTTTGTACCAGCTATGTTGTATAGTTTTTGGAGGTGGTGGCACTGATGAAAAGACAGGAGGTTAAAGCTGAAACTGCCTGTTAAGATGCTACAATTTTCTCCCGGAGTAAcgaggattaggaatgagtattttagagggacaacacaggtatgACAGTTTGGTGATAACCTGAGACAGGCTAGATTGACATGGTTGAGATTGGGATACATCAGGAAGAGAATGTTGAGGATGGTAccgccaggcaaaaggaaaacaggaaggccaaagaggaggtttatggatattGTGAGGGGGGACATGAAGTGTAGTCATGTGCCAGAAAATGTTAgacagggatggatggatggagactgCTGaaccactgtggtgacccctaaatggTAATGgccaaaaaaagaatatttttgtcaATTTGACATTACATAACATTCTTCTAGTCAAGCAGACTTTGTGCAAGTAGTGTGGAGTAGGATGTCAACAGGTTTTTCATTGCATAGTGTTTTTGCATCTGGCATTACTTCTGATATTTTGTTGAAGGATTTATATGTGATTCTttgattc encodes the following:
- the phrf1 gene encoding PHD and RING finger domain-containing protein 1 isoform X1 — translated: MDDDDSHDELINKNAGFGRGKRCNSALLSDDEISGDEHEQGETDSEDDDGDEDDEEDDSEDLNEEEEEECSDSSEDCEKVETEKCFDRDFETLTNELTIEHSDNEEENCPICLNTFQEQVLGTPESCAHYFCLDCILEWSKNANSCPVDRIVFKNICIRSCFKGKILKKVPVQNREPAEDQFEEDQTICEVCGRSDREDRLLLCDGCDDGYHMECLNPPLDAVPVEEWFCPECAINNPPQDLSADEISEGEVAALIDDTIPTTSRLRSSARRTRVIARTRQSERVRASVNRSRITQARTLQSVPRHLMESNLLDETINAVVAGLNTAVYVRPLAPRATTKKRKTRRRRTRKKKPCSKSAAGVQKGGQSSGRRKRRTKKRSSKKRPVVPHAISAKSRIAKTLGIGKPVHGASVPSVYRPVESSLSSMRADIGAAPLSVYGDPFDLDPFDERNREQPASPLCPIDAKRKSLSQSAIRSHQPVARPVSIGISRTGLSIPEPVEIVEAAPVPDLLGSILTGQSLLMMDSADIIINRDGSLKAKKAVTMPISSRTISCDLRSDEVTSGIYIEDSSVSGISACNYGDTMTSSDVNVSTMPSSSRSLYSTLKSSLNLKDTFNPLPSASRSIVDRPPISSRPRPGSQSSFRPLTYAEKMENHKQNVGTKEAVACGMSSTEKINGFSNSHYSMDLKRTPAKPAWDFDSTKLPKIPKIKREENDTSPQNSHPTNGIPDSCINRLTGRDDHSTTTNTGLSTSQLLRNYPGNSSSNSSGMPSRSVPFGTHGGIGGSTVSFRINASGSSWQSRRFGIPNAFNNPLKKAMDSKENFNKNKQKLLSLQAKKKDKEKQKQSEIYDPFNPTGSDSSSSETETSPGVLQSQMSSTNKVKSESCEQELETCILEPAVHSTFTSADHSHLVTVDDTKENTDSRKCLVTEQQDCVLEVDVKNSSIDHSDNSTSITASRNHSLIEGGHISDSSENSDIIDEDFVIQIANKVLKKDIHSRTSPILNTHNEIWSKNDTTKAVTEEHTPELTCTAVSDAHSTQSKNIKHEDRECSKERSESSSSEVIKKKAAKKKKQSRSRSRERRRSRSHSASSSSSSSVVSDRRRKKKRYSRSRSKERRRSRSSSADRSRRKKHKRERSFDRYSSRGSAQRPKDRKRRRSRSRSHSRERRKGRSRSRSVPRYKEHWSKSKAGKRKHRSRSRERRSRSRDRRSRSREKRSPSMEKNLQTRQKRTTSREKWSSSGEKRNCINRDQLQFVVINNEDISEEMTEKSAFSYKYLPEDKAKTVSRVVKNEQRIPSLVSQLYHDTEETNDSDSPVEGSVNECVELKCNIKVEATVKEVSENVSGVRKDVCRITKICPLDTEVEKTVSAPKIDSFLMDISHSSKVDRPESHGEENDRLEFPWDMRERSRSPREEQEKTRLFREKKDRRSFSKEEDKRSGFLKKQKDRPIFPREEEERPVSLRQDTHRAEAFREETEIPESSLRELTCKPEPPLRVVTFRPEPLLRVVTYRPEPPHGEVSFRPELPLREVTYSYRPEPPVREVTYSYRTESLKEETFRPEIYKEKIHRTEPVREEFCRPEPAVDFEMPRHERAVEPKTSRHEPDVEPKTPRHEPAVEPETPRHEPAVEPETPRHEPAVEPETPRHEPSVEPETPRHEPAVELETRRHKPIVVLDTHGLKTLGGPETHRPESFREPETCLHEPILGLETHRHESVSVLETHRHRLEPFRDLAALTPEAVRDLAALTPEAVRDLAALTPEAVRDLAALTPEAVRDLAALTPEAVRDLAALTPEAVRELAAHSPEPVRELVAHTCAIKTIEKDLAEPVKEGKSGPEPINSEINKPGILGEEKDESFTDVVDDMLDDFDFIKSEEKKDPKVTVRLEEIKLPVKKEDSVIKQEAEKCAASTSNKSKPAVKRVTWNLQEDDETSGKSGRIPLYKMQRINKDGMWKTGDSSQILNQVQLNEPPPTNYMVPQPMFPDVDISKDFSKNIPMASTINTDSPVYNPVSQPTVQFIIQGSLPHAVSVTGQPFSAESEGIFQKPIIKKEAQITEASRAPDKTKSEEYLKKLHMQERAVEEVKLAIKPFYQKREITKEEYKEILRKAVKKVCHSKSGEINPVKVANLIKAYVDKYRQAKKHKKDSTE
- the phrf1 gene encoding PHD and RING finger domain-containing protein 1 isoform X2, which translates into the protein MDDDDSHDELINKNAGFGRGKRCNSALLSDDEISGDEHEQGETDSEDDDGDEDDEEDDSEDLNEEEEEECSDSSEDCEKVETEKCFDRDFETLTNELTIEHSDNEEENCPICLNTFQEQVLGTPESCAHYFCLDCILEWSKNANSCPVDRIVFKNICIRSCFKGKILKKVPVQNREPAEDQFEEDQTICEVCGRSDREDRLLLCDGCDDGYHMECLNPPLDAVPVEEWFCPECAINNPPQDLSADEISEGEVAALIDDTIPTTSRLRSSARRTRVIARTRQSERVRASVNRSRITQARTLQSVPRHLMESNLLDETINAVVAGLNTAVYVRPLAPRATTKKRKTRRRRTRKKKPCSKSAAGVQKGGQSSGRRKRRTKKRSSKKRPVVPHAISAKSRIAKTLGIGKPVHGASVPSVYRPVESSLSSMRADIGAAPLSVYGDPFDLDPFDERNREQPASPLCPIDAKRKSLSQSAIRSHQPVARPVSIGISRTGLSIPEPVEIVEAAPVPDLLGSILTGQSLLMMDSADIIINRDGSLKAKKAVTMPISSRTISCDLRSDEVTSGIYIEDSSVSGISACNYGDTMTSSDVNVSTMPSSSRSLYSTLKSSLNLKDTFNPLPSASRSIVDRPPISSRPRPGSQSSFRPLTYAEKMENHKQNVGTKEAVACGMSSTEKINGFSNSHYSMDLKRTPAKPAWDFDSTKLPKIPKIKREENDTSPQNSHPTNGIPDSCINRLTGRDDHSTTTNTGLSTSQLLRNYPGNSSSNSSGMPSRSVPFGTHGGIGGSTVSFRINASGSSWQSRRFGIPNAFNNPLKKAMDSKENFNKNKQKLLSLQAKKKDKEKQKQSEIYDPFNPTGSDSSSSETETSPGVLQSQMSSTNKVKSESCEQELETCILEPAVHSTFTSADHSHLVTVDDTKENTDSRKCLVTEQQDCVLEVDVKNSSIDHSDNSTSITASRNHSLIEGGHISDSSENSDIIDEDFVIQIANKVLKKDIHSRTSPILNTHNEIWSKNDTTKAVTEEHTPELTCTAVSDAHSTQSKNIKHEDRECSKERSESSSSEVIKKKAAKKKKQSRSRSRERRRSRSHSASSSSSSSVVSDRRRKKKRYSRSRSKERRRSRSSSADRSRRKKHKRERSFDRYSSRGSAQRPKDRKRRRSRSRSHSRERRKGRSRSRSVPRYKEHWSKSKAGKRKHRSRSRERRSRSRDRRSRSREKRSPSMEKNLQTRQKRTTSREKWSSSGEKRNCINRDQLQFVVINNEDISEEMTEKSAFSYKYLPEDKAKTVSRVVKNEQRIPSLVSQLYHDTEETNDSDSPVEGSVNECVELKCNIKVEATVKEVSENVSGVRKDVCRITKICPLDTEVEKTVSAPKIDSFLMDISHSSKVDRPESHGEENDRLEFPWDMRERSRSPREEQEKTRLFREKKDRRSFSKEEDKRSGFLKKQKDRPIFPREEEERPVSLRQDTHRAEAFREETEIPESSLRELTCKPEPPLRVVTFRPEPLLRVVTYRPEPPHGEVSFRPELPLREVTYSYRPEPPVREVTYSYRTESLKEETFRPEIYKEKIHRTEPVREEFCRPEPAVDFEMPRHERAVEPKTSRHEPDVEPKTPRHEPAVEPETPRHEPAVEPETPRHEPAVEPETPRHEPSVEPETPRHEPAVELETRRHKPIVVLDTHGLKTLGGPETHRPESFREPETCLHEPILGLETHRHESVSVLETHRHRLEPFRDLAALTPEAVRDLAALTPEAVRDLAALTPEAVRDLAALTPEAVRDLAALTPEAVRDLAALTPEAVRELAAHSPEPVRELVAHTCAIKTIEKDLAEPVKEGKSGPEPINSEINKPGILGEEKDESFTDVVDDMLDDFDFIKSEEKKDPKVTVRLEEIKLPVKKEDSVIKQEAEKCAASTSNKSKPAVKRVTWNLQEDDETSGKSGRIPLYKMQRINKDGMWKTGDSSQILNQDFSKNIPMASTINTDSPVYNPVSQPTVQFIIQGSLPHAVSVTGQPFSAESEGIFQKPIIKKEAQITEASRAPDKTKSEEYLKKLHMQERAVEEVKLAIKPFYQKREITKEEYKEILRKAVKKVCHSKSGEINPVKVANLIKAYVDKYRQAKKHKKDSTE